Part of the Streptomyces antimycoticus genome, GGACCAGGATCTTGACGGTGGCCCCGGCGGGCTCGGTGAGCCGGCGGGTGGCCTCGATACCGCCGACTCCCGGCATCCGTATGTCCATCAGGACCACGTCCGGGGCCAGTTCGGCGGCCTGGTCGATGGCGTCGGCCCCGTCCACGGCCTGGCCGACGACCTCGATGTCCGGTTCGGCGTTGAGGAGCACCGTGAAGCCCTGGCGGACCATCATCTGGTCGTCGGCGATCAGGACGCGGATGGTCGTCGTCATACGGAGTCCTCGGCGGTTTCGGTCGCGGCGGTGGACGGGTCGGGGTGGTGCGTGGGCAGCACGGCGGTCACCTCGTAACCGCCGTCCGGCGTCGGGCCGGTGGTCAGCTCACCCCCTAGCATCGCAGCGCGCTCCCGCATCCCGAGCAGCCCGTGCCCGGCGCCCGGCGAGGGCGGGGCGGGCCGGTCCGGGGTCGTGTTGACGATCCGGACGGTGAGCCCGCGCCGCTGGTACCCCAGCTCCACCCGCGCCTGGGCGCCCGGCGCGTGCCGCATCACGTTGCTCAGCGCCTCCTGCACGATGCGGAAGGCCGACAGCTCGACGCCCGGCGGCAGCGGCCGCCGCTCCCCGGTGACATCCGTAAGGATTGTGATTCCGGTCCCGCGCACCGTGCCCACCAGCTCGTCCAGCCGGTCCAGGGTGGGCTGCGGGGCGTGCCGGGCGCCGTCGGCCAGGGCGTCCTCGGAGCGCAGCACGCCCAGCACGCGGCGGAGTTCGGCCAGCGCCTCGACCGCGTTCTGCCGGATGCCCGCGAGGTTCTCCTTGAGGTCGTCGGAGGGGTTCTCGGCCAGATGCGGGGCGACCTGCGCCTGGATGGAGATCACCGACATGTGGTGGGCGACCACGTCGTGCAACTCGCGGGCGATGCGGTTACGCTCCTCCAGCAGGGTGCGCCGGGCCCGTTCCTCCGCGGTGAGCTCCTCCTGCTCGACCAGCCGCCTCCGCGCCACCCGGCGGCCGCGCAGCGCGGCGCCCACCACCACGGCGGTGGTGAAGGACACGAACGCCTCGTCCATGCCGTCCGCGTGGGGCCGGGTGGCGAGGGCCGCGATGACCGTCCCCACCAGCAGGGTCAGGATCAGCGCCTCGGCGGCGATCCGGGGGCGGACCCGCAGCGCGAGGAGGAGCAGCACGACGGTGTGCAGCGCGATCTGGCCGTAGTTCCAGGGGTAGAGCACGTATTCGGGGAGACGGCCGTCCCCCTCCAGCGCCGTCACCAACAGCATGGCGGTCGAGAGCCACCACGCCGGTATCGGACGGGTCAGCGCCAGCTGGACGGCCAGCGCTTCGAGCACCACGAGCCCGATCAGGGGCACCGGGTCCTGGGCCGTCCCCGGGCGGGCCGGCTCCTGGAACTGCGCCATGCTGAGCCAGGCCATGAGCACCGCGAACAACACCACATGGCCATGGGGCAGCCGGCCCAGCCAGCGCATCCGCGGCAGCGGGTCCCGCCGCATCGTCCACAGGTCCGCACGGAGGATGCCCGGCGCCGCGCGCAGCCCCTCGCCCAGCGTGCGCGGCAGGGCACGCGCCCCCTCCGCCAGCCGGTCCGCCATCCGCCCGCCCGTCATGCCCTTGACTTTAGACACTGGGCTTCTCCACATGCCGGGCCTCCCGGGCCAACCGTCCCTCGCGGACGACGCGGCTCCCACCGCGAACGACGCCGCCACCACCGCGGACGACCCCGCCGCCGCCCTTGCGCGGCCGCCCCGCCTCGTACCCGTGGAACGCCGCCCAGCAGATCAGCAGCGCCCCCGCGAACACCGGCAGCCAGCACAGCCGCGCCAGCACCCAGCCGAGGTCGTCGGGCACGGTGTGCAGCCCCGGCAGCGGCCCGTACAGCCGCAGCGTGGTCACGCTCACCGCCATCATCGCGGTCTGGTGCCACAGGAACACGGTCATCGCGGAGAGGTTGACCAGCGCCACCGCCGCCCACGCGGCGGGCCGCGCCAGCACCCGGCGCAGCGGGCCGCGCAGCAGCAGGGCCGCGCCGCACTGGGTGAGACCGAAGGTGACGGCCGCCAGGGTGGGCGGGTTGAGGTTGGAGACCGGGGCGCCGGGCACCCCGACCATCGCCGCCGGATAGCCGCCGAGCAGGACGAGCCCGGCGGTGACCGCCGCACCCCCGATCAGCAGCACCCACCCGGCCGTACGGCCGCGCAGCAGGCCCCGGCCCCAGGTGGCGCCCACGCAGTACGGGACCAGCCAGCCCGCCGCCAGATTGATCCAGCCGAGCCAGGCCGGGCCGCCGAAGCCGAACCGGATCAGGTCGACATGGAGCACGACGGCGAGCGGCCACAGCGGATTCAGCCGCGCCACCAGCGGGGTCGCGGCCGTGAGCACCGCGTAGACCAGCAGGAACCACAGCGGGGACAGGACGAGTTTGAGCAGCGTGTGCACGGTCAGCAGGCTCACCCCGGAGCCGAGCATCGCCCCCGCCGCCACGGCCCACACCGCGAGCACGGCGGCGACGGGCCGGAACAGCCGGGCCAGCCTGGCGCGCAGCCACCGCCCATAGCCGATGCCCCGGGCGCGGGCGCAGGCATGGCTCTTGGCGCCCATCTGCCCGCCGACCAGGAAGAACACCGCGAGGGTCTGGAACGCCCAGGAGACGGGGGTGAGTTCGGGCTGGTACAGCAGCGGGCTGGCCGCGCGCAGGGTGCCACTGTCGGCGACCAGGGCGGTCACCAGCCAGTGGCCGAGCACCACGCCGAGGATGGCGAGGGCCCGCAGGGCGTCCACGGCGCGGTCGCGGTCGGGCGACGTGGCGGCCTCGATCCGCCGGACGAGATCACGCAAACGGAACGTGTCACGCGTACGAGCCGTGTCACGCGTACGGAACCTCTCGCGCGTACGAAAGGTGTCAGGCGTACGAACGGTGTCACGCATAGCGGCCCTCCACGATCCGGCCCATGCTCACCAGAGCGGCGGATCCGGGCTTGAGATAGTCGCTGTGCCCGACGTCCCCCGCGTCGAATTTCCGTGCCCCGAACCGTCCGGAGACCGGATCGGTCCCGAAGCCGACGGTCGTTCCCAGCAGCCGGATCCGCACATGCGGCACCCCGCCGATCCAGTCGTTCCCGCCCCGCCCGGCCCAGACGGTGGCCCGGGTGTGCAACTGCCGGGCGTCGTCGAATCCCGTACCGGGGCTGCCGTACAGGACGATGTCCGCGGCCTTCAGCCCCCGCGCGGCCCGGGCGCAGACCACCGAACCGTAGGAGTGGCACAGCAGCGAGATCCGGGCCCGGGGCTTGGCCGCGTTCAACTCCCGTACGAATGCGGCCAGTCGGGGAGCCGCCCCGGCGGCCCGGCCCGTGGTCAGCACCTGGGGTGCCACGGTGCCCGGCGTCTTGTACCCGAGCCAGCCGACGACGGCGGTACGGCTGCCGAGTTGATGGCTCAGCGCGAGGGCCCCGGCCCGGAACCGGTCGTACGTCTCCAGGTTGGTGTCCGAGCCGGGCACCAGCACGGCGACGCGCGTGGCGCGGCCCAGGTCCCCGTACACCTCGACGGCGCGGCCGCCGTCCCGCCCGTCGAAGAACAGGAAGTGCCGCGACGGCTTCCGCATCTTCCGCAGCGCCCGCTCCCGCGCACGGTCGCCGTGCCGGGCCGCCATCGCCTCGGCCGCCGCGATCCCCTCCCGGTTGGCCTCGTACCGGTTATCCAGGCCCTGGACACTCATGGGCCCCAGCGCCACGGGTGCGGGCGCCGGCACCTCGCTCGGCCCTGCGGCCCCCATCAGGGGCACCACCACCGAGGTGGTGACGAGCGCCGCGAGCAGGGCGCGGCGAAGACGGGACGCCATGGCTGTTCCTTCCGTACCGACAGCTGGTGTGAGTACGGAAGTTATGGAGTCGGCCGTGTGGTTGGCGTCCCACCGGGGAGTGCATCCGCGGGGTAGTCCCCAGGTACTACGGGTAGGGGGTCGGGCCGGTGCGGTGGTCGCGGTCCGCGCCGCGATGGGGCCGGGTGCCCAGCCGATACGTGGTCACGGCCGATACACAGTCACGGCTGATACGCGGTTGATGCACAGCTGAGCGGCCCCGGAGGCCCCGCTCCGCCGAAGGGGAGATCTCCTTCGCCCAAGGTGACGCCGGTGCGCCGATGCGGCGCACCGGTCTCACCGTAGGAGGTCACGATGTCCCCTGCCCCCACCCACCGGGCGCGCCGCCGCCGTGCCGTGCTCATGGCCATGGCGGCCTCGACGGCGGCGGTGGCGACCGTCGCCGCCGGTCCGCCCGGCTGGGCCGGTGCCCCCGCGGGCGGCCCGGCCTCCCCCGGCGCCCGGAGCGCCGGTGACCGGCTGCTGCCGTATCTGGGCAACGGCGGATACGACGTCCGCTCGTACGACGTCGGCTACACCTACCGCCCCGGCACCACGCTGATGGACTCCTCCGTACGGATCCGGGCCACCGCCACCCACGCGCTGTCCCGGTTCAGCCTCGACGCGGCCGTGGACGAGATCAAGACGGTCACCGTCCAGGGCGAGCCGGCCCGCTTCACCGTGGACAAGGCGGCCGAGAAGCTGGACATCACGCCGCGGCAGGCGCTCGGCAAGGGCCGGCCGTTCGACGTGAACATCGCCTACCGCGTCGACCGGAGCGACAACCGGACCCGGCCCGGCGACCCGACCAGCCCCGCGCCGCGCCTGACCCCGTGGGTGAACAAGAAGGACGGCTTCGTGGTGTTCGGCCAGCCGGACCGGGCGCATATGTTCTTCCCCGCCAACGACTACCCGACCGACAAGGCCCGGTTCACCTTCCGCGTCACCGCGCCGAAGGACCTGCAGGCCGTGGGCATCGGGACGCCGCGCTCACGGACGACGTCGGGCGACGACGCCACCACCGTCTTCTCGACCGCCGACGAGATCTCCACCCAGGTCGTCCAGGTCGGTGTCGGGCACTACAAGGAGATCCGGGGCCGCGGCCCCCATGGGCTGCCGCTGCGCAGCTATGTCGACGCCGACGCGTACGAGGCGGCCAAGCCGCTGGTCGACCGCATCCCGGACCAGCTCTCCTGGTTCGAGAAGGAGCTCGGCCGGCCGTTCCCGCTGGAGACCTACGGCGTGCTCGGGGTGCCCGAGGGCTATCTGGGAGTGGCGTTCGAATCGGCGACCCTGTCCACGTTCGCCGTCGAGAACCTCCAGGGGTCGGCCGAGCAGCTCGAACCGACCATGGTCCACGAGATGGTGCACCAGTACTTCGGCGACGCGCTCGCCGTCTCGAACTGGGACACCAACTGGATCAGCGAGGGCCACGCCGACTACTACCAGCTCCTCTACACCGTGGATCAGGGCTGGCGGGACCTGGACACCGTGCTCAAGGCGCGCTACGAGTTCGACCCGGAGAGCCGCGCCGCGAGCGGCCCCCCGAACCGGCCCAAGGAGGCCATCGACGCGCTGGTCGGCGGCAACAACGCGGGCGTGCTGATGCTCGCCGGGCTGCGCCACCAGGTCGGTGACGCCGTCTTCCAGAAGATCGAGCGGACCTTCTTCGACCGGTACCGGGGCAGGAACGCCGACACCCGGGACTACATCGCGGTGGCGAACGAGATCAGCGGCCGGGACTTCACGGCGTACATCAACGGCTGGCTGTACGACGAGAAGACTCCGCCCATGGCGGGCCACCCGGACTGGGTGGCCCCGGAGCCGCCGAAGAGCTCATGACACGGCCATCGAAGAGCTCGTGACTCAGTCGCCGAAGAGCTCGTGACATAACGGCATGATGGGGGGCTCCCCCTTCGCACAGGTTGGTGAAAATGTCGCATATAGCCACCGGTGGCGGTGGTCCCCTGCCCGTCACGGTCCTCCTCGTGGAGGACGACGAGGTGATCCGCAGGTCGGTCGCGATGGCTCTGGAGCGCTACGGCTACCGCGTGTCCACGGCCGGTGACGGGCTGACCGGTCTCGAACTGTTCCGGGCGGGCGGGCATGATCTGCTGCTGCTGGACGTGATGCTGCCGGGGCTCGACGGCATCGGGCTGTGCCGCCGGATCCGGGAGACCAGCATGGACCCGATCCTGATGATGTCGGCACGCGGCGACGATCTGGACGTCATATCCGGCCTGGAGGCGGGCGCCGACGACTACGTCGTCAAGCCGGTCGACACCGCGGTGCTGGTGGCCCGGATCCGGTCGCTGCTGCGGCGGGCCACGTATCCGCCCGCCACCTCTTCATCTGCTGCCATGTATCCACCGGCGGCGGCGTCAGCGGATCCGGCCGCCCCGGCGGCGGCCGGATCCGCGGGTCCCCAGCCCGGCCCGCGCCACCATCACGGTGCCCGGCTCCGCTTCGGGGACCTGACCATCGACACGGGCGGCCTGGAGGTGTTCCTGGCCGGTGAGCCGATCGCGCTGGCGCCCACCGAACTGCGGCTGCTGCTGGAGTTCGCCGCGCACCCCGGCATCGTCCTGGACCGGGAGACGCTGCTGCGCGACGTCTGGGACTACGACTGGGACGGCGACAGCCGGGTCGTCGACCTGTGTGTGCAGCGGCTGCGCAAGAAGATCGGCACCGGGCGGATCGAGACGGTCCGCGGCTTCGGCTACAAGCTGAGGCGCTGACGTGGGAACGCCACATGCCCTGCCTACCCGGCCACGCGCCCTGCGCAACTGGCCACGTGCGCTGCGCAACTGGCCACGTGCCCTGCTCAACTGGCGCTCGCTGCGCTGGAAGATCGCCCTGCTGGTGGCCGCGGCCTGCTGCGGCATCGCGCTGACGGTCGGCCTTCTGGTGCACCACAGCACGTACGAACGGTCCATGAACGAGGGCGCCGGCAAGGCGTACACCGCTCTGGACACCGCCCTCGCCCCGGTCGGTGGAAGCGGGTCCGACGCCCTCGTGCACACCCCCGGCGAGATGCCACCGAAGCTGGTGCGGATGGTCCGGGCCCGGGGGAACGCTGCCCTATACGACGAGAGCAACCCGTACCAGCCGCGGATGTGGGCCGGGCGGCGGCTGTCCGGTGGCCACCTGGCGGCGATCGCGATCGACATGACGCCCGACCAGCTCAGCCGCCGCGCCCTGGACCGGCATATGTGGAAGTACTCGCTGGCCGCGCTGGCCGTCATCGTGCCCCTGTCCGCCCTCGCCGCCGAACTCCCCAACCGGCGGCTGCGGCGGGTGGCGCGCACCGCACGGCGCATCGCCTCGGGCGACCTGGCCGCCAGGACCGAGGTGGGCGGCCGAGCGGGCGACGAGATCACCGAGATCTCGGCCACGGTCGACTCCATGGCCGACAGCCTGCGGGACCGGCTGCGCAGTGAGCAGCGCTTCACCGCCGATGTCGCACACGAGTTGCGCACCCCGCTGATGGGCCTGGTCACCTCCACCGAACTGCTCCCGGAGAGCGAGGCCACCGATCTTGTGCGGGACCGGGTCCGGGTGCTGCGCACCCTCGTCGAGGACCTGTTGGAGATCTCCCGTCTCGACGCCGGTGTGGAACGCGCCGACCTGCGCCCCGTCGCCCTCCCCGACCTGGTCCGGAGCTCGCTGGGCCGTACCGGCCTCGACGCGCGTCTCACGGTCGACGCCGCGCCCGTGGTGGTCGAGACGGACCCGCGCCGGCTCGACCGGATCCTCGCCAACCTGCTCGGCAACGCCCACCGGCACGGCGCCGCGCCGGTCGAGCTCACGGTGGAGGGAACGACGGTCGTCGTCCGCGACCACGGCCCCGGTTTCCCCGACAGCCTCCTCGCGGAAGGGCCGCAGCGCTTCCGCACCGGCGCGGCCGAGCGCGGCCGCGGCCATGGGCTCGGACTGACCGTCGCCTCGGGCCAGGCCCGGGTCATCGGTGCGTCGCTGCTCTTCTCGAACGCGGACGACGGCGGGGCCGTCGTCACGCTGCGGCTGCCGCCGACGGGCTGACGCGACAGAGTCGATACCGGGCTCGATACACGACGGATGACCGACTGAGCGGTGCCGGATCCACGGCCACGGCCCTGCGGAGATCCGCCCCGGCCAAGGTGGTTGACGTGCGACCGCAGCACGTCAACCACCTTGGAGGTGCCTTGCGCATGTTCCTTGATCGCTTTCCCTGCGTACTCCGCGTACTCCGCGTAGCCGGGGTACCGGGTTTCCGTGCGGTGAGGCCGCCGCGGCCGATCGAGGCCGTACGACGGTGGTGGCCGACGACCGCATCCGGGACCCGGTGAGGCCACTATGGCAACACCTCTCGACGCCCCTTCCGCACGACAGGCCCCCACTACCCCGGCCGGGCCCGACGCAACTGCCCCGACCGAGGCCGACGCAACTACCCCGGCCGAGGCCGACGGGGCTCCCCCGCCCGAGCCCAACACGCGCACCGCGCCCAAGCCCGACGCGGGCGCCACACCCGACGCCGACGCAACTCCCTTGCCCAACCCCGACGCAAGTCGCCCACCCAAGCCCGACGGGCCTCCCCCACCCGAGCCCAACACGCGCACCGCCCCCAAGCCCGACGCGGCTCCTCTGCCCGAGCCAAACACGCATACCCCGCCCGACGCCGACGCGACTCCCCTACCCGAGCCCAACGCGCGCACCGCGCCCATGCCCAACACGGGCGCCGCCCCCGAGCCCGGCGCGACTCGCCCGCCCCAGCCCGACACGCGTACCGCCGCCGCTCCCGGCGTCTGGCGTCGGGGGCGGGCCATCTCCGGGATCGCACTGGCGGCCGCGCTGGTGATGCTGGGCCACGCCGCCATCCCCAACCAAGTCGGCCATCTCGGCAGCCTCGTCGAGACCTTCCTGCCCTGGACGGGCCTGGCCGTGCCCCTCTTGCTGCTGTGCGCCCTCGTCCGCCGGTCCGCGACCGCCGCCGTGGCGGTCGTTCTGCCCGCGCTCATCTGGTGTTCGCTCTTCGGCGGGACGCTGCTCGACAAGCGGGCGGACGGCGGAGACCTGACCGTGGTGACCCACAACGTCGACGAGCACAACCCGCACCCCGTCCGCACCGCCCGCGCCCTCGCGGCCTCCGGCGCCGATGTGCTGGCTCTTGAGGAACTGGGCGCCGCGACAGCGGAGTACGAGCGCACACTGGCCGGCACATACCCGTATCACACGGTGCGGGGCACGGTCGGGCTGTGGAGCAGATACCCCGTCGACGCGTCCCGGACGGTGGACATCGCGCCCTGGCCACGCGCCCTGCGCGCCGTCGTGCGGACGCCCAAGGGGCCGGTCACCGTCTTCGTCGCCCATCTGCTGTCGGTCCGGTTCAGCCCCATTTCGGGCTTCACCGCCGCCGCGCGAGACGCCGCCGCGCACCGCCTCGGCGCCGCCCTGCGCGCCGAACCACGGGAGCGCACCGTGCTCGTGGGCGATTTCAACGGCACGCTGGACGACCGGGCGCTGTCCGCCGTCACCTCGCTCCTGCGCTCGGCCCAGAGCGAAGCGGGCGCCGGGTTCGGTCTCACCTGGCCCGCCTCGTTCCCCGTGGCGAGGATCGACCACATACTCGTCCGCGGCGTGGACCCGCGCTCGTCCTGGACGCTGCCCGCCACCGACAGCGATCACCTGCCGGTAGCGGCGCGGCTGAAGCTATGACCCGCCCCGAGTCACCCTCACCCCGGCCCGCGCGACTACCCCTGGGGTACGTAGAACTCCGTGGTCGCCCGCATCGTCACGGCCGCGACCTCCGCCGGCGCCCCCGAGGCTTCGTACGCCGCGCCCCAGGCCGCGCTGGAGCGGGTCATGAACTCCCGCGCCTCGTCCGAGGTCTGCCAGGCCTCCGGGTCGGCGGGCGTCTGGCCCGCCAGATGCAGGGCGAGGCCGAGCAGTGCGCCGTCCCAGCCGACGCCGACCGCGCCGGGGCCGAACTGGTCCCACATCTCGGGCGGTACGACGGCGACATGCTCCAGCTCGAACACGGTCCGCTCCTCGCCCTCGGCGCTCAGCCGCACCTCGACCTCGCTGAAGCCGGGGTTCTCGCCGAACAGCCAGCTCACCGCGAGCAGCCGCGGGGGTTCGCAGCGCAGGATCTCGCCGCCCGCGTTGCCCTCCAGCTGGTAGTGGCCGCCGAGCTTCAGGTCGCCGCTCACCGGCAGGAACCAGCGGCTGATCCGCTGCGGGTCGGTGCACGCGTCCCATACGTCCTCGATCGCGGCGTCGTAGGTGCGCCGCAGCAGGACGGTACGGGCCTCGCCGTCGGGCACCTCACGGGTGCCGACCTCGCGGTGGACGTCGTTGATCTGGTCGACGATCTCGCTCATGACTTATGTTTCCTCACCGGTTCGACTGGTCGCCGCCGCGCCCCTGATCGAGCCGCCGCTGCCGCTTGCCTCGCGCCAGTTCGGTCCCCAGCGCGTCCAGCCGCTGCTCCCAGAAGCCCCGGAACTGATCCAGCCACCGGTCGACCTCCCGCAGGGGCGCGGCCTCGACGGCGTATAACCGCCGTGTGCCCTCGGCCCGTACGGAGGCGAATCCACCCTCCCGCAACACCCGCAGATGCTGTGACACGGCGGGCTGTGACATGCCGAACTCGGACCGGATCACGGTGCTGACCTCGCCGGAGGATTGCTCCCCCGCGGCCAGCAGCTCCAATATCCGGCGCCGAACGGGGTCTCCGAGGACATCGAGTGCGTGCACGCCAGGACTATGCCAGTCGCCGCTTATATAAGTCAACGCTTAAGTTCACTCATGGCCGCCATGGACGGCCGATGATGTTGCCCACTCGTGGAAGCGCAGCCGGTCAGCGCCTTCTCGACGCCCTTACCGTGCCCGCGCCGCGCCGACGGGTGTCAGCCCTCCAGCGGCTTGCCCAGAAGGTCGGAGGCGGTCTCGAGGGGGTCGGCCGCCGCGACCGCGGGCGCCGGGTGACAGGTGAAGCCGAGGCGCGTCATCGCCCGGATCACCTCGCCCGCCGTGAAGTCGCGGCGGTCCTGGCGGGTGATCACGGCGCCGACCTGCTTGACCGGGTAGGCGCGACGGCCAATCTGGACCGATGGGCCGGTGATCGGTTCCGGGCTGACGCCGCTCATCGCGTCCGTCACCTCGCGCGCGGTCAGGTCGAAGGCGAAATTGGCGATGATGCAGCGCATAGTGCCTCAACGGGGAGAGAAGGGAGCCGGGACGACCAGCGTGTCACACCTCGAAGCGGGATGGCACAGCCCGGCGGCAAAAATCGCCCACCTGGTTCCCGCCGTTCCGAGGTGGCACGTGATAGGGTCCTTACTAGTTGCAGTTTTGGTACCCATGGACTTGTGTGCGCCTGACGATATGTAGCGTCCGGCGCATTTTTTGTTTCTGCCGGTCATTTCCGGATGGGGTCATTTCGGCGACTCGGGACGCGTTTCCTGCGCGTTCCGGACCGATCCCAGGTAAAAGGAGAATGACTATGGCTACTGGCACCGTGAAGTGGTTCAACGCGGAAAAGGGCTTCGGCTTCATCGAGCAGGACGGCGGCGGCGCCGACGTCTTCGCCCACTACTCGAACATCGCCACCCAGGGCTTCCGCGAGCTGCAGGAAGGCCAGAAGGTGACCTTCGACGTCACGCAGGGCCAGAAGGGCCCGCAGGC contains:
- a CDS encoding sensor histidine kinase, which produces MRNWPRALLNWRSLRWKIALLVAAACCGIALTVGLLVHHSTYERSMNEGAGKAYTALDTALAPVGGSGSDALVHTPGEMPPKLVRMVRARGNAALYDESNPYQPRMWAGRRLSGGHLAAIAIDMTPDQLSRRALDRHMWKYSLAALAVIVPLSALAAELPNRRLRRVARTARRIASGDLAARTEVGGRAGDEITEISATVDSMADSLRDRLRSEQRFTADVAHELRTPLMGLVTSTELLPESEATDLVRDRVRVLRTLVEDLLEISRLDAGVERADLRPVALPDLVRSSLGRTGLDARLTVDAAPVVVETDPRRLDRILANLLGNAHRHGAAPVELTVEGTTVVVRDHGPGFPDSLLAEGPQRFRTGAAERGRGHGLGLTVASGQARVIGASLLFSNADDGGAVVTLRLPPTG
- a CDS encoding cold-shock protein; amino-acid sequence: MATGTVKWFNAEKGFGFIEQDGGGADVFAHYSNIATQGFRELQEGQKVTFDVTQGQKGPQAENIVPA
- a CDS encoding endonuclease/exonuclease/phosphatase family protein — its product is MPNTGAAPEPGATRPPQPDTRTAAAPGVWRRGRAISGIALAAALVMLGHAAIPNQVGHLGSLVETFLPWTGLAVPLLLLCALVRRSATAAVAVVLPALIWCSLFGGTLLDKRADGGDLTVVTHNVDEHNPHPVRTARALAASGADVLALEELGAATAEYERTLAGTYPYHTVRGTVGLWSRYPVDASRTVDIAPWPRALRAVVRTPKGPVTVFVAHLLSVRFSPISGFTAAARDAAAHRLGAALRAEPRERTVLVGDFNGTLDDRALSAVTSLLRSAQSEAGAGFGLTWPASFPVARIDHILVRGVDPRSSWTLPATDSDHLPVAARLKL
- a CDS encoding M1 family metallopeptidase; translated protein: MSPAPTHRARRRRAVLMAMAASTAAVATVAAGPPGWAGAPAGGPASPGARSAGDRLLPYLGNGGYDVRSYDVGYTYRPGTTLMDSSVRIRATATHALSRFSLDAAVDEIKTVTVQGEPARFTVDKAAEKLDITPRQALGKGRPFDVNIAYRVDRSDNRTRPGDPTSPAPRLTPWVNKKDGFVVFGQPDRAHMFFPANDYPTDKARFTFRVTAPKDLQAVGIGTPRSRTTSGDDATTVFSTADEISTQVVQVGVGHYKEIRGRGPHGLPLRSYVDADAYEAAKPLVDRIPDQLSWFEKELGRPFPLETYGVLGVPEGYLGVAFESATLSTFAVENLQGSAEQLEPTMVHEMVHQYFGDALAVSNWDTNWISEGHADYYQLLYTVDQGWRDLDTVLKARYEFDPESRAASGPPNRPKEAIDALVGGNNAGVLMLAGLRHQVGDAVFQKIERTFFDRYRGRNADTRDYIAVANEISGRDFTAYINGWLYDEKTPPMAGHPDWVAPEPPKSS
- a CDS encoding acyltransferase family protein; the protein is MRDLVRRIEAATSPDRDRAVDALRALAILGVVLGHWLVTALVADSGTLRAASPLLYQPELTPVSWAFQTLAVFFLVGGQMGAKSHACARARGIGYGRWLRARLARLFRPVAAVLAVWAVAAGAMLGSGVSLLTVHTLLKLVLSPLWFLLVYAVLTAATPLVARLNPLWPLAVVLHVDLIRFGFGGPAWLGWINLAAGWLVPYCVGATWGRGLLRGRTAGWVLLIGGAAVTAGLVLLGGYPAAMVGVPGAPVSNLNPPTLAAVTFGLTQCGAALLLRGPLRRVLARPAAWAAVALVNLSAMTVFLWHQTAMMAVSVTTLRLYGPLPGLHTVPDDLGWVLARLCWLPVFAGALLICWAAFHGYEAGRPRKGGGGVVRGGGGVVRGGSRVVREGRLAREARHVEKPSV
- a CDS encoding sensor histidine kinase — encoded protein: MTGGRMADRLAEGARALPRTLGEGLRAAPGILRADLWTMRRDPLPRMRWLGRLPHGHVVLFAVLMAWLSMAQFQEPARPGTAQDPVPLIGLVVLEALAVQLALTRPIPAWWLSTAMLLVTALEGDGRLPEYVLYPWNYGQIALHTVVLLLLALRVRPRIAAEALILTLLVGTVIAALATRPHADGMDEAFVSFTTAVVVGAALRGRRVARRRLVEQEELTAEERARRTLLEERNRIARELHDVVAHHMSVISIQAQVAPHLAENPSDDLKENLAGIRQNAVEALAELRRVLGVLRSEDALADGARHAPQPTLDRLDELVGTVRGTGITILTDVTGERRPLPPGVELSAFRIVQEALSNVMRHAPGAQARVELGYQRRGLTVRIVNTTPDRPAPPSPGAGHGLLGMRERAAMLGGELTTGPTPDGGYEVTAVLPTHHPDPSTAATETAEDSV
- a CDS encoding SCO5918 family protein, yielding MRCIIANFAFDLTAREVTDAMSGVSPEPITGPSVQIGRRAYPVKQVGAVITRQDRRDFTAGEVIRAMTRLGFTCHPAPAVAAADPLETASDLLGKPLEG
- a CDS encoding alpha/beta hydrolase, yielding MASRLRRALLAALVTTSVVVPLMGAAGPSEVPAPAPVALGPMSVQGLDNRYEANREGIAAAEAMAARHGDRARERALRKMRKPSRHFLFFDGRDGGRAVEVYGDLGRATRVAVLVPGSDTNLETYDRFRAGALALSHQLGSRTAVVGWLGYKTPGTVAPQVLTTGRAAGAAPRLAAFVRELNAAKPRARISLLCHSYGSVVCARAARGLKAADIVLYGSPGTGFDDARQLHTRATVWAGRGGNDWIGGVPHVRIRLLGTTVGFGTDPVSGRFGARKFDAGDVGHSDYLKPGSAALVSMGRIVEGRYA
- a CDS encoding SRPBCC family protein — translated: MSEIVDQINDVHREVGTREVPDGEARTVLLRRTYDAAIEDVWDACTDPQRISRWFLPVSGDLKLGGHYQLEGNAGGEILRCEPPRLLAVSWLFGENPGFSEVEVRLSAEGEERTVFELEHVAVVPPEMWDQFGPGAVGVGWDGALLGLALHLAGQTPADPEAWQTSDEAREFMTRSSAAWGAAYEASGAPAEVAAVTMRATTEFYVPQG
- a CDS encoding ArsR/SmtB family transcription factor, whose protein sequence is MHALDVLGDPVRRRILELLAAGEQSSGEVSTVIRSEFGMSQPAVSQHLRVLREGGFASVRAEGTRRLYAVEAAPLREVDRWLDQFRGFWEQRLDALGTELARGKRQRRLDQGRGGDQSNR
- a CDS encoding response regulator transcription factor — protein: MSHIATGGGGPLPVTVLLVEDDEVIRRSVAMALERYGYRVSTAGDGLTGLELFRAGGHDLLLLDVMLPGLDGIGLCRRIRETSMDPILMMSARGDDLDVISGLEAGADDYVVKPVDTAVLVARIRSLLRRATYPPATSSSAAMYPPAAASADPAAPAAAGSAGPQPGPRHHHGARLRFGDLTIDTGGLEVFLAGEPIALAPTELRLLLEFAAHPGIVLDRETLLRDVWDYDWDGDSRVVDLCVQRLRKKIGTGRIETVRGFGYKLRR